The following is a genomic window from Falco naumanni isolate bFalNau1 chromosome 10, bFalNau1.pat, whole genome shotgun sequence.
TTTGGAGGAAATTGTCTGCCTGACTTGATAAGCATCCTCCTGATTTCCAGAacctggtgggttttttttttaaccagaaaaaCATGGATATACATGAATATTTGCTTCCTGCAGAGCGCTTCTGTTTGGGCACTAGCTGTGGGAGATACACACAGAGTAAGGGGTCAGTTACCCCAAAACAAGTTGGGAAGAGTATGACTTCTAACAAAGCAATGTGAAAACCACAGTGGTTTCCAATTCCTGAGGTTTTTAGTTACTGCATATATAAGCAAGTCAATTAAAACACATTTGGCTTATTTCAAATAGATAATCTAATTATCAGCTTGATTAAACCATATCAAATGAACAGTTCTTGTAATTCAGTAGCTTTGTTCTAATCGCTGCAAAAGCAGTGGTAGCTTTAATTAAATGCCTCAAAAGTGGCAGGCCAGTGTCGATTGTGTCAATTGAGGGGTGTTCCAGCTAAATACCTGATTGCAGGGAAGATCAGACCACTCCTAGGTTGATGCTAATATGAAGACCAAGTCTTTGGTGCCAATAAAGGGAACCTGACTACTTTGTAAATACCATTGAGTACAAGCAGTtgtccttttctgctgtttacaATGCTCAGATACAGACTTAGTTAAATCTATTCCAGTATCACTCCATTAGGCTggcttctttaaaatgtttataggTCAGTATCACCCACCTGTATCCTTTCTTGGCATTAGAACTGCAGCTTCTTATGTGAATGTGTGCTTCTTCAGACTGCAGAATTGCTTAACTGCTCAAATACCTGACAAAAGCCTGCTGCAGGTCGCTTGCTGAAGTTGAAATGCAAGAGTGCAAAGGCATGGTAATGCTTCTGCTGAAAATTGaacctgatttttcattttcctgttccGTTTGCTGGCTAACTTAGGAAGCCAATGCGTGGCTGAAAGGGCTCTCcagctggggctgttcctctCCTATTGCTTGTTTACTACATACTTAGAGGTCATTTATTACTAAGGTCCTGCTTGTGGTGGGGTCAGAAAGCCTGGGGTGTACTCATTGCATGACTGGTGAGCATACAACTGCTGCTGATGCTTTGGgtgaaggcaggcagcagtTGTCTCCATTCCTTCTGCCCTTGATGCTTCCTCCCCACCTTTCCAGAGAGCTCTGGTGATGTATTGCTTGGAGGGAGCCATCCTCCTCACGAGGCTGGCTTTCCTTGTGCCCCTGCAGGAAAAGTTCCCTCTTAGGGTAAATCGGAGCAGGACCACTCCTGAGATGTTCCACCTGGCTGGGAAGGTCTGAATGTGCTGAAGCTGCCTGGTCTGCCAGCGGCTTCATTAGGGCACTGGGTGTTGGTTTGCTCAGCTGTGCCTTCAGCGAGGCAGTTCCTGTTCCAGGTACAGATTCTAATctcttgctttctgtattttagtaaTTTGTGTTGGTTTTGAACAGTGACTTGACATAGCATCTAGATGAAAAGTCAGGAATGACATACAGCTGAGTCATTCTTTATCCTCccataaatgtatttttagggCCTCTCTGGTGAGTGTGATGATTTGGTGGTTTAGTGTCCGCAGTTTTTATAAAATGCAACTGGAGGGAACGATGAGAGCAGCGGGTAGCCAGGTTCTAACCTGCACAGGGATTTGCATATATTCAATTTATTAATGTTGGCAGATCTCTGCTTAATAGACCAAGTTTACTTTTCACGTGAGTAGGtggactttgtttttcttcttcttattGTTTCAGAAAACGACAATGAAACAGCCTGCCTGTATCAACATGCAAGCAGTCAAATAcctttgatttatttctgttgtacGCCCTGGACCAGCATTCAGATCAGCTTTAGTAGATTTGATGAGAATTTGTAACGTGTTGGAAACATGTTCCCTGTTACACCAATGCTACTTGGACTGGGAGCTGGGTGAAACAGCTTTCTGGCTGTACCCTggttttcccagctgctgtggcatTTGCCGTCACCGCCTTACTTTTAATTACTATCGTGTTCTATGGCTTAATATTAAACCACATCTAATTGCATCCTGTCTCTTAATTGGCTTAACTGGCCATCATCCAAAAAAAGACTCTACTGTGTAGAGAAACAAGCTTCCCCAAATATTTCCCAATTGGCAGTTGGTGCTTTGTGAGGAGATGGGTCCCTCTCAGCGATATTAAtagatgttttcttctgttcattctCAGGATTGGACATTGATCCTATGACGCATGCCCGGAAGAAAcaacttttccttctgaaacatCCAGCTGGTTCTGCTGGTCAAGCTTCATCACCAACAAGCAGCAGGAGGATGGACAGGACCGACACAGAGTGTGGCGAGCAGAGAGACGGAGGTGCCACCGAGGCCCCGAACTGTACAAGTGGGTTTGTGGGGACGAGCAAAAACAAGAATTTGCATGAAGTGCGAAAGACGTACCCGCTGCGGAGGCGTCTGCTTCCCTCAGTGAACAAAAAGACCTGTAAAGTGCTCCTCACCAGGCTGGAGGATGTGGCTGGATCCCTATCGAAACAGACCCAGAGCTGCAAAAAAAAGGACCTTCCCAGTTGGATGGAGGGTTTGGGACCTGCTTTGTTCTCTGAACAAGTTCAGcctgtgggagcagggaagagtgATTCATCTGGGGAAAAGTGCACAATAACTTATCCAGGGACGGAGCAAGACCTTGATACGGCTCCTTCAGAGCCCAGGAAGCGCAGGCTGGCCTCGCTGAATGCAGAGGCAGTGAACAATCTGCTTTTTGAACGGGATGATGGCTTATTATCTGGCAGGCGTTTTCGGAGGGACTCTGTTAAAGCCGGTGGAGAATGTACTGTTAAGAGCTTTCATTGCAAAGCTGGTGACAACTGGCctgcactggaaaaaacagctgtgaaaacagGTAAAGGAAAAACCCGGCATGAGCCAAGTCAGAAATGCAATAGCTGTGACCATTCACTGGATGAGGTCTTTGATGATGGGGCAAAGAGGGAGGATGGTGCCATCTCCTATCATCCCACCCCAAAGAGACTGGCCAGCCTGAATGCCGTGGCCTTTCTGAAGCTGACCCATGAAAAAGACCAGCCCCTGAAGCAGAGGAGTAAATCGGACGGAGAGGGCAAGTCGGAGAACCACTGTTCAAAATCTACTCTCAAATGGGCCAAAGCCGGTAGGAAGAACTGCGTCAAATCCAAGAAGGAAATGGCTAGCTTAAAAATGGACGTTCAGCATGGCTGGCGAGGAGTGGGTGCTTTGGGGAAAGGAGAGCAGCGGGACTCCTCTAGGCTCTGCGGGACGACAGAACCCGCCCCTTACGAGTCGCTGTCTAGCTCTTACGCTAGCACAGAGGGTTTCTACCACAGACTGCCTTTGCTTATGGGTGGGCAAGCTTCCATGAAGCCGGAGTATGGAAGACCTGGAGAAAAATCCCCGACTCCTAAACAGGAATTTCATCAGCCTTCTTTTCCAGTGCAGCAGTTCCCTCCCTTGCCTGTGCCCGGAAATCACACGGATTGTGGATGTCTCTATGAATCCTCGGATCTGACTCCATTGAACGGGTTTTACGTTTATTATGGCCAAAGTGGATACAGTGGCTACTCTCACTGCTCCATTTACCCCAAGGACGAGCTTTCGCAATCTGCTACCTGCGAGGGGCTCTTGGTATCGCCCAGTTCTTTGCCATCAGGTGCTCATTTCCAGCCACTCCACTGGTGTAACTCTCCGTACTGTTGTGGAGAAGGAACGGCGATTAACAGTTACAGCGTCTGTGGAGTTGTGCACGTGCCAGAGGGCAGGATTAGCAGTGTGCATGCAGGACGGAACAGCTACCCCTACAAAATGCCTTTTGCAGCAGGTAAGGTGCAAAGTGCGAGCAAATCTCGTTTGGCGTTCCTAGGAGAAG
Proteins encoded in this region:
- the BAHD1 gene encoding bromo adjacent homology domain-containing 1 protein produces the protein MTHARKKQLFLLKHPAGSAGQASSPTSSRRMDRTDTECGEQRDGGATEAPNCTSGFVGTSKNKNLHEVRKTYPLRRRLLPSVNKKTCKVLLTRLEDVAGSLSKQTQSCKKKDLPSWMEGLGPALFSEQVQPVGAGKSDSSGEKCTITYPGTEQDLDTAPSEPRKRRLASLNAEAVNNLLFERDDGLLSGRRFRRDSVKAGGECTVKSFHCKAGDNWPALEKTAVKTGKGKTRHEPSQKCNSCDHSLDEVFDDGAKREDGAISYHPTPKRLASLNAVAFLKLTHEKDQPLKQRSKSDGEGKSENHCSKSTLKWAKAGRKNCVKSKKEMASLKMDVQHGWRGVGALGKGEQRDSSRLCGTTEPAPYESLSSSYASTEGFYHRLPLLMGGQASMKPEYGRPGEKSPTPKQEFHQPSFPVQQFPPLPVPGNHTDCGCLYESSDLTPLNGFYVYYGQSGYSGYSHCSIYPKDELSQSATCEGLLVSPSSLPSGAHFQPLHWCNSPYCCGEGTAINSYSVCGVVHVPEGRISSVHAGRNSYPYKMPFAAEGCKSLDQLNLTIPVAGHPASPAHPLSGCPVPSVPPAAEPVPHLQTPNSDPQTMARECPQSSKPPSGSKSGLRNTTGCLHASDSKAVGGHSHPKQQRISRRRATNGWIPVGTACEKAVYVVNEPEPAVRKSYQAVERDGEIIRVRDTVLLKSGPRKKSMPYVAKISALWEDPKTGELMMSLLWYYRPEHTQGGRNPSMHQNEIFASRHQDENSVACIEEKCYVLTFAEYCRFCALAKRRVEGIPGRKTIMVPPSEEYSTPLHRKVPEDTDPELVFLCRHVYDFRHGRILKNPQ